One Phaseolus vulgaris cultivar G19833 chromosome 2, P. vulgaris v2.0, whole genome shotgun sequence DNA window includes the following coding sequences:
- the LOC137812854 gene encoding casein kinase 1-like protein 3, with protein sequence MERIVGLKYKLGRKIGSGSFGEIYLATHIDTFEIVAVKIENSKTKHPQLLYEAKLYSILQGGSGIPNRKWSGIDGEDNVLVLDLLGPSLEDLFVYSGRKFSLKTVLMLADQMITRIEYVHSKGFLHRDIKPDNFLMGLGRKANQVYIIDFGLAKRYRDSTTNRHIPYRENKNLTGTARYASCNTHLGIEQSRRDDLESLGYVLLYFLRGSLPWQGLKAATKKQKYDKICQKKVSTPIEVLCKTHPVEFASYFHYCHSLTFDQRPDYGFLKRLFRDLFARDGYDFDYVFDWTILKYQQSQKNAVLPPLSPVPGASSSRAIPMDIDSHQGHVKERIRAGDATGSGVKNQLKSSGGKNLSNENPLDKNIYGEANIPSASYSPASTSKRNSLKQSLSAEASNHGPSSNWMSSLQHISSAK encoded by the exons ATGGAACGCATCGTTGGCCTCAAGTACAAGCTCGGCCGCAAGATCGGAAGTGGTTCCTTTGGTGAAATCTACCTCG CGACGCATATTGACACCTTCGAGATCGTCGCCGTCAAGATC GAGAATAGTAAAACGAAGCATCCGCAACTTCTCTACGAGGCAAAGCTCTACAGTATTCTTCAAGGAGGAA GTGGAATTCCTAACAGAAAATGGTCTGGCATTGACGGGGAGGATAATGTGCTTGTTCTTGACTTGCTTGGGCCGAGTCTTGAAGATCTTTTTGTGTATAGTGGAAGGAAGTTTTCGTTGAAGACAGTGTTAATGTTGGCTGATCAAATG ATCACTAGGATAGAATATGTGCATTCTAAAGGATTTTTGCATAGGGATATTAAACCCGATAACTTTCTCATGGGACTTGGTCGGAAGGCCAACCAG gtttaCATAATTGATTTTGGGCTTGCAAAACGATACCGGGATTCGACTACCAATCGCCACATCCCTTATAG GGAGAACAAAAACCTAACAGGTACAGCCCGATATGCAAGTTGCAATACTCACCTTGGAATTG agcAAAGTCGGCGGGATGATTTGGAATCTCTAGGATATGTACTTTTGTATTTCCTCAGAGGAAG CCTTCCTTGGCAAGGTCTAAAGGCTGCTACGAAGAAACAAAAGTATGATAAAATATGTCAGAAGAAAGTTTCAACTCCTATTGAG GTACTTTGCAAAACTCATCCCGTAGAGTTTGCTTCGTACTTCCATTACTGCCACTCTTTGACATTTGATCAGCGACCTGATTATGGATTCTTAAAGCGCCTATTTCGGGACCTATTTGCTCGAGATG GTTATGATTTTGATTACGTTTTTGATTGGACCATTTTGAAGTACCAGCAATCACAAAAAAATGCCGTGCTACCTCCACTATCT CCGGTTCCAGGAGCAAGTAGCAGTCGAGCAATCCCAATGGATATTGACAGCCATCAAG GGCATGTTAAGGAGCGTATTAGAGCAGGCGATGCGACTGGTTCTGGTGTTAAAAATCAGCTTAAATCATCAGGGGGTAAAAATTTGAGTAATGAGAATCCACTTGACAAAAAT ATTTATGGAGAAGCAAATATACCGTCTGCTTCATACTCTCCTGCTAGTACTTCGAAAAGAAACTCCTTGAAGCAATCTTTGTCTGCTGAAGCTTCCAACCATGGACCATCAAGTAACTGGATGTCATCTCTGCAGCACATATCTTCTGCTAAATGA
- the LOC137812851 gene encoding probable lactoylglutathione lyase, chloroplastic, whose product MVRVVLMASSIRPTLSSLTISPPSSLPLFNPSPRLSFSVSRYHSFGLKASRVLRQDGNPVRVMASGDVSQSVAAASPENVLEWVKQDNRRMLHVVYRVGDLDRTIKFYTECLGMKLLRKRDIPEERYTNAFLGYGPEDSHFVIELTYNYGVDKYDIGTAFGHFGIAVDDVVKAVELIRAKGGKITREPGPVKGGRSVIAFVEDPDGYKFELIERGPTPEPLCQVMLRVGDLNRSIEFYEKAFGMELLRTRDNPEYKYTIAMLGYGPEDKSTVLELTYNYGVTEYDKGNAYAQIAVGTDDVYKTAEAIKLSGGKITREPGPLPGINTKITACLDPDGWKSVFVDNVDFLKELE is encoded by the exons ATGGTGAGAGTGGTTCTCATGGCTTCTTCGATTCGACCCACTCTCTCCTCTCTCACCATCTCTCCACCTTCCTCTCTTCCTCTCTTCAACCCTTCTCCCCGTCTCTCTTTCTCTG TGTCTCGGTACCATAGTTTTGGCCTGAAGGCTTCCAGAGTGCTGAGACAAGATGGTAATCCCGTGAGAGTCATGGCGTCAGGGGACGTGTCTCAATCTGTCGCGGCTGCATCACCGGAAAATGTGCTTGAGTGGGTCAAGCAGGACAATCGAAGAATGCTTCACGTTGTGTATCGAGTTGGGGACTTGGACAGGACCATAAA GTTTTATACGGAGTGTCTTGGAATGAAGCTCCTCAGAAAGAGGGACATACCGGAGGAGAGATATACTAATGCCTTTCTTGGATATGGGCCTGAAGACTCACACTTTGTTATTGAACTGACATATA ATTATGGAGTTGACAAGTATGATATTGGAACTGCATTTGGCCATTTTGGTATTGCCGTTGATGAT GTTGTAAAAGCAGTGGAGCTAATAAGAGCTAAGGGTGGTAAAATAACTAGAGAGCCTGGTCCTGTAAAGGGAGGGCGTTCAGTAATTGCATTTGTTGAAGACCCCGATGGTTACAAATTTGAACTTATAGAAAGAGGTCCAACTCCTGAACCCTTGTGCCAAGTAATGCTCCGAGTGGGTGATCTTAATCGTTCCATAGAATTTTATGAGAAG GCATTTGGTATGGAGCTGCTTCGTACTCGAGACAATCCAGAATACAAG TATACCATAGCAATGCTGGGTTATGGTCCAGAAGATAAAAGCACTGTTCTGGAGTTGACTTACAATTATGGAGTCACTGAATACGATAAAGGAAATGCTTATGCTCAA ATTGCAGTAGGCACAGATGATGTGTACAAAACTGCAGAAGCGATTAAACTATCTGGAGGAAAGATTACTCGTGAACCTGGACCATTACCTGGTATCAACACCAAAATTACTGCATGCTTGGATCCTGATGGTTGGAAGTCG GTTTTTGTAGATAATGTTGATTTTCTAAAGGAGTTGGAATAG
- the LOC137812857 gene encoding uncharacterized protein, with protein MEKMIAVGMVWGATNAIMRRGALLWDEALKSSAKPHPHSPMSQKVRISLGNWFKLLSIWQYSIPFLINLSASATFFAILSDAPLSLAVPVTNATTFAATAIFGILLGERTHLLRAFFGTALIVLGLCFCINS; from the coding sequence ATGGAGAAGATGATCGCAGTGGGTATGGTATGGGGCGCCACCAACGCTATCATGCGCCGGGGTGCGCTTCTCTGGGACGAGGCTCTGAAATCCTCCGCAAAGCCACATCCCCACTCACCTATGAGCCAGAAAGTGCGCATCTCCCTCGGGAACTGGTTCAAGCTTCTCTCCATCTGGCAATATTCCATTCCCTTCCTCATCAACCTCTCCGCCTCCGCCACTTTCTTCGCCATCCTCTCCGACGCCCCGCTCTCCCTCGCTGTCCCTGTCACCAATGCCACCACCTTCGCCGCCACCGCCATCTTCGGCATCCTTCTCGGCGAACGCACACACCTCCTCCGCGCCTTCTTTGGTACCGCTCTCATCGTCCTCGGTCTCTGCTTCTGCATCAACTCCTAG
- the LOC137812858 gene encoding protein SPEAR3-like, with protein MDSSYLGEPNFGNERSSVSSSRKGKKNNSDRPKQPQRGLGVAQLEKIRLHSQMACGYHPSLHGPSPSTFTNEDPRVQIAYSSVPSSSFSYSSSPTSSYAASYGFQPDIMMGISEYHKTNIRYGDSQKTNTARWETTNAIFESQYSAPSNVTRPFINLNDPQDINTRKLRNGSVGSSSQNSEFTDSQELDLELRLSL; from the exons ATGGATAGCAGTTATTTGGGAGAACCAAACTTTGGAAATGAAAGATCAAGTGTCTCTTCTtcaagaaaagggaagaagaacaacTCAGACAGGCCTAAGCAACCACAGAGAGGACTTGGTGTTGCTCAATTGGAGAAAATCAGATTACACAGTCAAATGGCCTGTGGCTATCACCCTTCTCTCCACGGCCCTTCCCCTTCTACTTTCACCAAC GAAGATCCAAGAGTGCAAATAGCATATTCATCGGTGCcctcatcttctttttcttactCATCGTCTCCTACATCATCATATGCAGCTTCCTATGGATTCCAACCCGACATCATG ATGGGCATATCCGAATATCACAAAACAAACATCAGATATGGAGATTCTCAGAAAACTAATACAGCAAG ATGGGAAACTACCAACGCCATCTTTGAGAGTCAGTATTCTGCTCCATCCAACGTTACTCGACCCTTTATAAACCTAAAT GACCCGCAAGACATAAATACAAGGAAGCTCAGAAATGGTTCTGTGGGTTCAAGCAGTCAGAACTCCGAATTTACTGATTCTCAAGAACTAGATTTGGAGCTCAGATTATCTCTTTGA
- the LOC137812856 gene encoding probable xyloglucan endotransglucosylase/hydrolase protein 26: MSKFEKMLIALLFFAFLPSIIQVDANFSKSMHLTWGVQHASILGEDLHLVLDKTSGSAARSKRSFLFGSIEMQIKLVHGNSAGTVTAYYLSSAGSEHDEIDFEFLGNSTGQPYTVHTNLYTQGKGSREQQFYLWFDPTADFHNYTIHWNPTEIVWYVDDVPIRVFRNHEKEGITYPNKQGMRVYTSLWNADNWATRGGLVKTDWNHAPFTVRFHHFRARACKWAGAKSIYQCASNAPANWWTSARYKKLTQTQLGQLNWIRNNYMIYDYCTDTKRFNGQMPPECFKPQF, encoded by the exons ATGtccaaatttgaaaaaatgttgATAGCTTTGTTATTCTTtgcattccttcccagcattatCCAAGTGGATGCCAACTTTTCCAAGAGCATGCACCTCACTTGGGGAGTCCAGCATGCATCAATTCTGGGTGAAGACCTTCATCTTGTGTTGGATAAAACCTCAG GGTCAGCTGCTCGATCGAAGAGATCATTCTTATTTGGAAGCATTGAAATGCAAATCAAGCTGGTACATGGTAATTCTGCCGGAACAGTTACAGCATACTAT CTATCCTCTGCAGGGAGCGAGCATGATGAGATAGACTTTGAGTTCTTGGGCAACAGTACAGGACAACCATACACTGTCCATACTAACTTGTACACACAAGGAAAAGGAAGCAGAGAGCAACAATTTTACCTCTGGTTCGACCCAACAGCTGATTTTCACAATTACACCATTCACTGGAATCCCACAGAAATTGT GTGGTATGTTGATGATGTGCCAATTCGTGTCTTCCGAAACCATGAAAAAGAGGGCATCACTTACCCAAACAAACAAGGAATGAGGGTTTACACCAGCCTATGGAATGCAGACAACTGGGCAACCAGAGGCGGCCTAGTAAAGACGGACTGGAATCACGCACCATTCACAGTCAGATTCCACCATTTCAGAGCAAGGGCTTGCAAGTGGGCTGGAGCAAAGAGCATCTATCAATGTGCCTCTAATGCCCCTGCAAATTGGTGGACTTCAGCTAGATACAAGAAGCTGACACAAACTCAGTTGGGGCAGCTGAATTGGATCAGAAACAATTACATGATCTATGACTACTGCACAGATACCAAAAGATTCAACGGACAAATGCCTCCAGAATGCTTTAAACCACAATTCTAA
- the LOC137812855 gene encoding aldehyde oxidase GLOX1-like encodes MANHLKVLFVCTILFLVVAEAKHKKKHKHKTHDDAHHFPKQFSNPQNPEVQEQESSFPQNPYFSEPPPVPFYPPFPFPQPAQEPKGPFVVNSIGNWELISENAGVSAMHINLLPTNKIIVFDAKVYRTSRIKLPEGVPCVPFRDAGSNEDKFDCFAHAVEYDIETNLVRPLQVAKGDPWCSSGGVAPDGTFVSTGGFNSGGKSIRYMGPNCDGCEWREYDNILGVDRWYSTQQILPNGDFILVGGRQAFSYEFVPREGRMSEKPYFFPFLYETSDLDENNLYPFVHLSTDGNLFIFSNNRSLLLNPISHKIVRTFPVLYGGSRNYPTSGMSALLPIDLNDPTYKAEVMVCGGNVPDAFHVAETTKLFLPALQDCNRLVITEDFPEWENELMPSGRTMGDLLVLPNGQLLLINGAMKGTSAWWDADMPNYTPVLYKPDEPKGLRFTSLMPSIIARMYHSTSTVLPSGKIWVSGSNTHNTYKDVDKFPTETRVEAFSPPYLDPSFDMYRPQINEDASEKELTYGGFFETSFTVEGGVGLSQSDIQVSMYSPPFTTHGFSMGQRLLFLRIDEFITETEGFYRVRLEAPLSNAVAPPGYYLLFVVHRGLPSKGIWVHIQ; translated from the exons ATGGCAAACCACCTCAAGGTTCTTTTTGTTTGCACTATCTTGTTCCTTGTGGTGGCTGAAGCCAAACACAAGAAAAAGCACAAACACAAAACCCATGATGATGCTCACCATTTTCCAAAACAATTCAGTAACCCTCAAAATCCCGAAGTGCAGGAGCAGGAATCATCATTTCCTCAAAATCCCTACTTTTCTGAGCCACCACCTGTTCCCTTTTATCCACCTTTTCCCTTCCCTCAACCTGCTCAAGAACCTAAGGGTCCATTCGTGGTAAATTCCATTGGAAACTGGGAGTTGATTTCAGAAAATGCAGGTGTTTCAGCCATGCACATCAACTTGTTACCCACAAACAAGATCATCGTCTTTGATGCCAAAGTTTATCGCACCTCTAGAATTAAATTACCTGAAGGGGTTCCATGTGTTCCATTCAGAGATGCAGGCTCCAATGAGGACAAATTCGATTGTTTTGCTCATGCAGTCGAATATGACATCGAGACAAACCTAGTTAGGCCACTACAG GTAGCAAAGGGAGATCCATGGTGCTCGAGTGGAGGGGTTGCACCTGATGGTACCTTCGTGAGCACTGGTGGTTTTAACAGTGGAGGGAAAAGCATTAGATACATGGGTCCTAACTGTGATGGTTGTGAATGGAGGGAATACGACAACATTCTAGGAGTAGATAGATG GTATTCAACTCAACAAATCCTTCCAAACGGAGACTTCATTCTGGTAGGAGGGCGCCAAGCATTTAGCTATGAGTTCGTTCCAAGAGAAGGCCGAATGAGCGAGAAACCTTACTTCTTCCCCTTCTTGTACGAAACCTCAGACCTTGACGAGAACAATCTCTACCCTTTCGTCCATCTTTCCACCGACGGTAACCTCTTCATCTTCTCCAACAACCGCTCCCTTCTTCTCAACCCCATCTCCCACAAAATCGTTCGCACCTTTCCCGTCTTATATGGAGGCAGCCGCAACTACCCCACCTCTGGCATGTCCGCTCTCCTCCCCATTGACCTCAACGACCCCACCTACAAGGCGGAGGTCATGGTTTGCGGCGGCAACGTTCCCGACGCCTTCCACGTTGCTGAAACAACCAAACTCTTCCTTCCAGCTCTTCAAGACTGTAACAG GTTAGTGATCACAGAGGATTTTCCTGAGTGGGAGAATGAGTTGATGCCTTCAGGGAGAACGATGGGAGACCTGTTGGTGCTCCCCAATGGGCAACTGTTGCTGATCAATGGTGCAATGAAGGGTACATCTGCATGGTGGGATGCTGACATGCCTAACTACACACCCGTGTTGTACAAACCAGATGAGCCTAAAGGGTTGAGGTTTACAAGCCTTATGCCAAGCATCATTGCAAGAATGTACCACTCTACTTCCACAGTGCTTCCCAGTGGCAAGATTTGGGTTTCTGGAAGCAACACGCACAATACCTACAAGGATGTGGACAAGTTCCCAACTGAGACTAGAGTTGAGGCTTTCTCTCCTCCTTACTTGGACCCCAGTTTTGACATGTATAGGCCACAAATTAACGAGGATGCTTCTGAGAAAGAGCTGACATATGGTGGTTTCTTTGAGACTAGTTTCACAGTGGAAGGTGGAGTTGGATTGAGCCAAAGTGATATTCAGGTGTCCATGTATTCGCCACCTTTCACCACCCATGGATTCTCTATGGGACAAAGGCTCTTGTTTCTTAGGATTGACGAGTTCATAACAGAAACTGAAGGCTTTTATAGGGTCAGATTGGAGGCTCCTCTATCTAATGCGGTTGCTCCTCCTGGCTACTACTTGTTATTTGTTGTTCATCGTGGCTTGCCTAGCAAGGGAATCTGGGTGCACATACAATAG
- the LOC137812853 gene encoding probable RNA methyltransferase At5g51130, producing the protein MGEKHKEEKKRERGDSMETQKQNNKKRKQVFPYGNYKSYYGYRIDQGMDEDPRLKVFRKEWFEGKDCLDIGCNNGIITIQIAQKFCCRSILGLDIDSDRVQDAYWNLRKALRWTSTGNKPVKASKLQDKDRADDSGNSVSALSNETKEISKKHSSSEQSDLLTIVSFRRENFVHSRHPPGKNYDTILCLSVTKWIHLNWGDDGLITLFSEIWELLRPGGIFVVEPQPWKSYESNRNVSETTAANYRNITIRPEQFQEILLDKIGFRTVEDITSGLTLSKTGFNRPILVFRK; encoded by the exons ATGGGGGAAAAGcacaaagaagagaaaaaaagagaaagaggcgATTCAATGGAAACCCAAAAGCAGAACAATAAAAAGCGGAAGCAAGTTTTCCCATACGGAAACTACAAGAGTTACTATGGATATCGA ATTGATCAAGGCATGGATGAAGATCCTCGATTGAAAGTGTTCAGAAAGGAGTGGTTTGAAGGGAAGGACTGTCTTGATATTGGCTGCAACAACGGGATAATCACTATACAGATTG CACAGAAGTTTTGCTGCCGGAGCATTCTTGGACTTGACATTGATTCTG ATCGAGTTCAGGATGCATATTGGAATCTCAGGAAAGCTCTTAGATGGACCTCTACTGGGAATAAACCTGTGAAAGCCTCCAAACTTCAGGACAAGGATCGTGCTGATGATTCAGGCAACAGTGTTTCTGCCTTGTCTAATGAGACTAAGGAGATTTCAAAGAAACATTCTTCTTCAGAGCAAAGTGATCTGTTAACTATAGTTTCATTTAGACGAGAAAATTTTGTTCACAGTCGACATCCACCAGGAAAGAACTATGATACAATTCTTTG TTTGAGTGTAACGAAGTGGATACATCTAAATTGGGGGGATGACGGCTTAATTACTTTATTTTCAGAGATTTGGGAACTGCTCCGACCT GGTGGCATTTTTGTGGTGGAACCTCAACCATGGAAGTCATATGAAAGCAATCGTAATGTATCAGAG ACCACTGCTGCCAACTACCGTAATATTACAATTCGTCCAGAACAGTTTCAGGAAATATTATTAGATAAG ATTGGATTTCGAACTGTAGAAGACATCACTTCTGGTTTGACACTTAGCAAGACTGGTTTCAATAGACCAATTTTGGTTTTTCGCAAATGA